The segment GCGCGTTATTGCGTTGCTTTGGTGAAGTAAAGCTTTTTCAAAAAGGCAAAACAATGGTTCATCCAGAATATCAGTTGGTAACAGAAGATAGTTTGGTTGATAGCCATTTATGTCCCGTTTATGCCAGCGTATCAGGCATTTCGCAGAATTGGTGGCGTAAAATTATCCGTTCACTGTTAGCTTATCGTGGTGATTTGTTTGCACAGGATCCTGTTTGGGAAAAAATAATTGATGAGCGTTTTGGTATTGATTTTCTTGCTGCTCTTGAGAAAATCCATCTTCCCTCGCCTGATTGCGATAAGCTTTTATTGCTTGAAAGAAAAGATAATGCTTATCAGCGGCTTATTTTTGAAGAGCTACTAGCGCATCGTACGAGCCTTGCACGTGTCAGAGAAATCAATCATCAACATTGCGCTACGCCACTTTTGATTGAAAAAGAGAAAATAGATGCTTTGAAAGCACAATTGCCTTTCACTTTAACCGCTGGACAAGCGCAAGCTTTTGCTGAGATACAAAGCGACCTCGCCAAAGATAAGCCTATGCTGCGATTATTACAAGGTGATGTAGGCTCGGGTAAAACAGTGATTGCTTTGCTCTCCGCCAGTATTGCGATAGAAAATAATAAACAAGTTGCAATTATGGCACCTACGGAAGTATTGGCAGGGCAGTTGTTTCAGCAGTTTCAGCATTATTTTGTGGCATCTGAAGTTAAAGTTGTTTTATTGGTAGGTAGTTTAAAAGAAAAGCAAAAAAAACAGATCTGTGATGAGATAAAAGAACATCATGCTCATATTATCGTTGGTACACATGCTTTGTTTCAAGATCGTATTCATTTTGCTGATTTAGGTTTGGTGGTGATTGATGAGCAGCATCGTTTTGGTGTGCATCAGCGCTTAAGCTTAAATCAAAAAGGTGGGCAAGAAACAGCGATGACAGTGCCTCATCAGTTGATTATGACAGCGACACCGATTCCTCGCACGCTCTGCATGAGTTATTACACACATCTAGATACCTCGCAGATATTAACTTTGCCTCAAGGGCGTAAATCAATACAAACGGTAGCTGTTTCAAATCAAAAAAGAGACGAGATTATTGCGCGTATAGAAAGACATTGTGAGCAGAATGAACAAGTTTATTGGGTCTGTGCTTTAGTCGATGAGTCAGAGCATTTAGAAGCACAAGCTGCCAATGACACTTATTTGGCATTAAAACAGCGATTGCCAAATTTATCGATTGGATTGGTGCATGGCAAATTAAAAGCCAATGAAAAAGAAGCCATTATGAATGCTTTTTATGCAGGTGAAATTCATTTGCTGGTAGCCACAACAGTGATTGAAGTGGGGGTAAACGTTCCCAATGCAACCCTCATGGTGATTGAAAATGCTGAACGTTTTGGGTTATCTCAACTACATCAGTTAAGAGGACGGGTTGGGCGAGGCGCACAACAAAGTTACTGTGTGTTACTCTATCAAACACCCTTATCGCATTTTGCAAAAGAAAGATTAATGACGATGCGTAGCACAACCGATGGTTTTGAAATTGCAGAAAAGGATCTTCAGTTACGAGGGCCAGGGGAAGTGCTTGGTACACGTCAATCTGGTTTGCAACAACTGAAAGTTGCGCATTTTGCAAGAGATTTTGCGCAGATTCCTAAAGTGAACCAATTTTTGTCAGAACACCCATTGGGTATTGCCTCGCAGCAATTATTGATGGAGCGGTGGTTTAAGAGGAAAACAGAATACGCAAAGGTATGATAAGCAGGTGGCATTAATATTCTAGAAAAATTTGCTCTAAAGAGTATGAAACAAGGATGAAGCATGACTGAGAGAAAAATAGCGCTGCTTGGTGCCCAAATGGGATGGGGCGCGCAGAAACATGAGACAGAATGGGGGTCAGCGCAGCTACAAGCACAAAAATTAGATCATGCATTGCGCGCACAAGGCTTGAATATACAGTCGTTTAGTCAGATTAAAGCGTTGCAGCCATACAGCGCAAATGAGCCAGCCTTAGAAATAAATGCTAAGCTAAAGTATATTATTGATTTCAATGAACGCTTGGCATATAGCCTTGCGCAGATGATGGCTACCGATGTTTTTCCCGTTGTAATCGGGGGCGATCATTCTATTGCCATGGGTACATGGAGCGGTGTGGTTGATGCCTTGGACGCATATGAGGATTTTGCTTTGATTTGGGTGGATGCACATCTAGATGCACACACACCTGATACTTCCCTTTCTCAGGCGATTCATGGTATGCCGGTTGCACATTTGCTTGGCTTTGGCGAGCGAAAATTAGCTGAGCTTTTAGATGCACGCCCTAAAATAAAACCTGAGCATTTTATTTATTTTGGTATTAGAAGCTTTGAACAAGCAGAAATAGATCTTGTTCGTTCTTTAGGGATACGCATCTATGATATAAAGGAAATAAATGCCAAGGGATTTGAGACGTTGTTTAAAGAAGTCATAGAGCGTCTATCAAAGCAAGTATCGCATTTTGGTTTGACGATTGATTTGGATGCTTTTGATCCAAGCGATGCGCCCGGTGTTGGCAGTCCAGAAAAAAATGGCTTATTCAAAAAAGATGTATTGCCGGCCTTAAAGGGGTTGGCAAAAAATACTAAATTAGCGGCTGTAGAAATAGCAGAATTTAACCCTACATTGGATGAGCAAAATAAAACACAGCTGCTGATACATGAAATTCTCATAGAAATTTTTAAATAAAAACGATAGGTGAAAGTATGGATACAAACGCATTTATTGAACTAGAAAAAAAAGTGGGCGCACATAATTATGCGCCACTTCCCGTTGTGCTTGAGCGTGGTAAAGGTGTTTGGTTATGGGATATTGAGGGTAAAAAATATCTTGATCTCATGTCTGCTTATTCAGCTGTGAGTTTTGGTCATTGTCATCCTCGCATTGTTGCGGCAATGACGGGACAAATCAACGCATTGTGTGTGACTTCACGCGCCTTCCATAACAATAGGCTGATGCCATTTTTAGAAAAACTATGTCATGTTGCACATTTAGATATGGCGCTGCCAATGAACTCTGGGGCTGAGGCTGTTGAAACCGCTATCAAAGCAGCACGCAAATGGGGTTATGAAAAGAAAGGCATTCCTGATAACAAAGCTGAAATTATTGTCGCGGAACAAAATTTCCATGGCAGAACCACAACCATTACAGGTTTTTCTTCTGAGCCTTCTTATAAAAAACATTTTGGCCCCTTTACACCTGGTTTTGTGAAAATTCCTTTTGCAGATATGACTGCTTTGAAAAAAGCAATTACAGCCAATACCTGCGCAGTATTATTTGAGCCGATTCAGGGAGAATCTGGTATTCATTTGGGGCAGCAAGGTTGGCTGACAGAATGTAGAAAGATTTGTGATGAAAACAATGTGCTGATGATTTTAGATGAAATTCAATCTGGTTTAGGGCGAACGGGCAAGATGTTTGCTTTTGAGCATGAAGCAGTGCAACCGGATGGTGTGATTGTTGGTAAGGCATTAGGCGGCGGTGTATTAGCGGTCTCTGCCTTTGTGGCAAAGCGTTCTGTGATGGATGTATATACGCCAGGCATACATGGCTCAACTTTTGGGGGCAATGCGCTTGCAGCAAGAGTGGGTTTAGAAGCGCTTAATATTTTGGAAGATGAGCATCTTTTAGAGAGGAGTCGTGATTTGGGTGAGGTATTGATGACTGCACTTAAAAAAATCAAAAGCCCCTTGATTCATGATATTCGTGGCAAAGGCTTATGGGTGGGCGTAGAAATAGCGGCGAAAGTTCCTGCCTCTAAAGTCTGTTATGAATTAATGAAAAAAGGGGTATTGACCAAAGAGGCACATGATACCGTGATACGTTTTGCGCCACCATTGATCATTGAAAAAGCAGATATTTTATGGGGCATAGAACAGTTTGAAGCCGCTTTGGCTGCTTTAAGCAGTCATTAAGTAATCATTCTGATTTTGTGCAAAGCACATAAACGTGTACACTATGGGCTGATTTTGAGCGCCATTATTGTGGGGACTAACTTTGAATGTGACACTATTTTTAGCCTATTGTTTATTGGCAATTGGGCAAGCGGCAATAGGCGTCAATGTTGTTGCTGGTAAGTTTCTCATCGATGATGGTGTGCCCATACACGTCTATCTCTGTGGCCGATTCATGGCCAGCACTGTCTTAATGATGATTTTAATGTATCTCTTAAAAGAATCCTTGCTTGTTAAAGAGCGTAATATTAGCCATTTATCCAAAAGAGACTGGTTTTTCTTGAGTATGCAAGCTTTGACCGGAGGTTTCTTATTTAATGTTTTATTTTATTGGGGCATTCAATATACCACTGCTATTTCAGCAGGCATTATTAGTAGTGCTTTGCCGGCAATCATGGCGCTATGCGCTTTTTTCTTTTTAGGAGAAAAGCTTAACAAAGCCAAATATCTAGGTATTATGTTGGCAATGGTAGGTATTTTGGTTATTAATCTTGATAATACCAATCATTCTACTCATGTCACTGGTAGCTTTTTGGGTGATTTTGTGATTTTAATTTCTATGGTGCCAGAAGCATTGTATTCAATTTTTAATAAATTCACGAATCAAAAAGTGACACCCTTAGGTGGTGCTACAGTCGTTAATTTTATGATCTTTCTTATGTTGCTTCCCCTTGGTGCTTATGAGTTTGTGAGCAATGATTTAAGTGGCATTGTTTTGAGTAGCTGGGTTTTGCTACTGTTAACGGGTTTTGCGAGTATGTTTTTCTTTTGGTTTTGGTCGCGTGGTTTGTTGCATGTGCCTGCAAGTTCTGCCGCTATCTTTACCAGTGTCTTACCTGTTTCAACAACAGTGATGGCATGGGCATTTTTGCACGAACAATTTGGTTTGTATGATGCTATTGGGATGTGTTTGGTATTATTTTCGATTGCAATTGGTACGGGCTGGCTGTCAGGTTTATTGAGCAAGAAAAATAATCGAGCGATATCTTAAGATGCATGCTTTAGAACACTATTGGCAGTTAATGCGTTTTCATCGACCGATTGGTACCTTGCTATTGTTGTGGCCAACCTTAAGCGCTTTGTGGCTTGCCAATGATGGGATGCCTTCCTTCAAGCTGACTATTATTTTTTGCTTGGGTGTGATTATTACGCGGGCAGCTGGATGTATCGTCAATGATGTTGCTGATAGAAATTTTGATGGTCATGTGAACCGTACTCAAGATAGGCCTTTGGCACGTCGCATTATTTCTGTGCAATCTGCATTGCTATTAGCAGGCAGTCTTTGCTTGATTGCTTTTCTCTTGGTTTGTCTCACTAATGTGAATACGGTGTTATTATCGGTAGTAGCTGTTGCATTATTGGTCATTTACCCATTCATGAAGCGTATTACACATTGGCCACAAGTGGTCTTGGGCGCTGCCTTTTCATGGGGCATTCCCATGGCATATATGGCCAGTATCAATGAATGCAACAGCATTTGTTGGTTATTATTTGGTGCCTCTGTCATATGGGC is part of the Candidatus Berkiella cookevillensis genome and harbors:
- a CDS encoding EamA family transporter; the encoded protein is MTLFLAYCLLAIGQAAIGVNVVAGKFLIDDGVPIHVYLCGRFMASTVLMMILMYLLKESLLVKERNISHLSKRDWFFLSMQALTGGFLFNVLFYWGIQYTTAISAGIISSALPAIMALCAFFFLGEKLNKAKYLGIMLAMVGILVINLDNTNHSTHVTGSFLGDFVILISMVPEALYSIFNKFTNQKVTPLGGATVVNFMIFLMLLPLGAYEFVSNDLSGIVLSSWVLLLLTGFASMFFFWFWSRGLLHVPASSAAIFTSVLPVSTTVMAWAFLHEQFGLYDAIGMCLVLFSIAIGTGWLSGLLSKKNNRAIS
- the rocD gene encoding ornithine--oxo-acid transaminase, with product MDTNAFIELEKKVGAHNYAPLPVVLERGKGVWLWDIEGKKYLDLMSAYSAVSFGHCHPRIVAAMTGQINALCVTSRAFHNNRLMPFLEKLCHVAHLDMALPMNSGAEAVETAIKAARKWGYEKKGIPDNKAEIIVAEQNFHGRTTTITGFSSEPSYKKHFGPFTPGFVKIPFADMTALKKAITANTCAVLFEPIQGESGIHLGQQGWLTECRKICDENNVLMILDEIQSGLGRTGKMFAFEHEAVQPDGVIVGKALGGGVLAVSAFVAKRSVMDVYTPGIHGSTFGGNALAARVGLEALNILEDEHLLERSRDLGEVLMTALKKIKSPLIHDIRGKGLWVGVEIAAKVPASKVCYELMKKGVLTKEAHDTVIRFAPPLIIEKADILWGIEQFEAALAALSSH
- the ubiA gene encoding 4-hydroxybenzoate octaprenyltransferase, which codes for MHALEHYWQLMRFHRPIGTLLLLWPTLSALWLANDGMPSFKLTIIFCLGVIITRAAGCIVNDVADRNFDGHVNRTQDRPLARRIISVQSALLLAGSLCLIAFLLVCLTNVNTVLLSVVAVALLVIYPFMKRITHWPQVVLGAAFSWGIPMAYMASINECNSICWLLFGASVIWALAYDTLYAMVDREDDIKIGIKSTAVLCAPYDRLLVFVCHCLVLALYCVIGVLLALNVYFFMAVFVGLLIAFYQQWLIRDGLPQHYFKAFLHNNWFGLLLFVGILLGIRL
- a CDS encoding arginase translates to MTERKIALLGAQMGWGAQKHETEWGSAQLQAQKLDHALRAQGLNIQSFSQIKALQPYSANEPALEINAKLKYIIDFNERLAYSLAQMMATDVFPVVIGGDHSIAMGTWSGVVDALDAYEDFALIWVDAHLDAHTPDTSLSQAIHGMPVAHLLGFGERKLAELLDARPKIKPEHFIYFGIRSFEQAEIDLVRSLGIRIYDIKEINAKGFETLFKEVIERLSKQVSHFGLTIDLDAFDPSDAPGVGSPEKNGLFKKDVLPALKGLAKNTKLAAVEIAEFNPTLDEQNKTQLLIHEILIEIFK
- the recG gene encoding ATP-dependent DNA helicase RecG; this encodes MNNIPQRDVIQSYTWFDSVLTLKGVGESISEKLAKLDIVTLGDVLLHFPYRYQDRTRLVPIRDTLLENEALIQGSIISYQEVTNKRKQLIVTLEDGSGIIRLVFFHYYANMLKSFKLGALLRCFGEVKLFQKGKTMVHPEYQLVTEDSLVDSHLCPVYASVSGISQNWWRKIIRSLLAYRGDLFAQDPVWEKIIDERFGIDFLAALEKIHLPSPDCDKLLLLERKDNAYQRLIFEELLAHRTSLARVREINHQHCATPLLIEKEKIDALKAQLPFTLTAGQAQAFAEIQSDLAKDKPMLRLLQGDVGSGKTVIALLSASIAIENNKQVAIMAPTEVLAGQLFQQFQHYFVASEVKVVLLVGSLKEKQKKQICDEIKEHHAHIIVGTHALFQDRIHFADLGLVVIDEQHRFGVHQRLSLNQKGGQETAMTVPHQLIMTATPIPRTLCMSYYTHLDTSQILTLPQGRKSIQTVAVSNQKRDEIIARIERHCEQNEQVYWVCALVDESEHLEAQAANDTYLALKQRLPNLSIGLVHGKLKANEKEAIMNAFYAGEIHLLVATTVIEVGVNVPNATLMVIENAERFGLSQLHQLRGRVGRGAQQSYCVLLYQTPLSHFAKERLMTMRSTTDGFEIAEKDLQLRGPGEVLGTRQSGLQQLKVAHFARDFAQIPKVNQFLSEHPLGIASQQLLMERWFKRKTEYAKV